From Halobacillus sp. Marseille-Q1614, the proteins below share one genomic window:
- the rpmF gene encoding 50S ribosomal protein L32, with protein sequence MAVPKRRTSKKVKNQRRTHKKLHVPGMVECSNCGEYFKPHHVCKSCGHYNGKEVVSQ encoded by the coding sequence ATGGCAGTACCAAAGCGTAGAACATCAAAAAAGGTTAAAAACCAACGTCGTACTCATAAAAAATTACACGTACCTGGAATGGTAGAATGCTCAAACTGTGGCGAGTATTTCAAACCTCACCATGTTTGCAAATCTTGTGGACACTATAATGGAAAAGAAGTAGTTTCCCAGTAA
- a CDS encoding DUF177 domain-containing protein, with protein MKFPLQKLNQSGEKPFEFEDDVDIHELEDMNNDIRKITPVHVHGQAVKHGDDINVTFTVEGEMILPCARTLVDVPYPFQIEAQEHFNASSYYEEEDESEIHPIHGEVLDLTPYIKENVILEVPTRVFSDDDKAQEQALTEGKGWQVVSEEADEKKIDPRMAKLQSLLNEENDD; from the coding sequence ATGAAATTTCCTCTACAAAAGCTTAATCAATCAGGTGAAAAGCCGTTTGAATTTGAAGATGATGTAGACATTCACGAATTAGAGGATATGAATAATGATATCCGTAAAATCACGCCCGTACATGTTCACGGCCAAGCTGTAAAGCATGGAGACGATATTAATGTGACGTTTACAGTGGAAGGCGAAATGATTCTTCCCTGCGCCCGCACATTAGTAGATGTTCCATATCCTTTTCAGATAGAGGCTCAGGAACATTTTAATGCATCCTCTTACTATGAGGAAGAAGATGAAAGTGAAATTCATCCCATTCATGGAGAAGTGCTTGACTTAACCCCTTATATCAAGGAAAATGTAATATTAGAGGTTCCAACTCGTGTATTTTCTGATGATGATAAGGCTCAGGAGCAGGCTCTTACAGAAGGTAAGGGATGGCAAGTGGTAAGTGAGGAAGCGGATGAAAAGAAAATCGATCCTCGAATGGCTAAATTGCAATCATTATTAAATGAAGAAAATGACGATTAA
- a CDS encoding nucleotidyltransferase, with translation MKACGIIVEYNPFHNGHRYHIEESQKLSNADCIIAVMSGQFLQRGEPAIIDKWHRAKAALQSGVDLVIELPYLYAVQHSDYFSKGAVELLGAAGVDSICFGSEQGTIHPFISAYQQLHKHSKTYQSELKKALSEGLSFPNAARKAQKAIGLTEEAIDFSSPNNILGYSYVKQMLTNFPEIEPLTIKRKESQYHQEEISGRMASATSLRKQLFEAGEINNAVSSATPESTKKQLSHYYDQSGLWHNWELYFTLLYYKLSTLTYDQLNQFHGVDEGIEYRLKEFAASSLTFKEFMERIKTKRYTWTRLQRTCAHILTGLLKEEADSLLEQPLPYIRVLGMSKTGQTYLSRKKKHFDRPLFTQPQQLGHNRLLEIEKRATAAYYSPLAPDKRTLLSTQEYGPPVRVMK, from the coding sequence ATGAAAGCCTGTGGGATCATTGTTGAATATAATCCTTTTCATAACGGCCACCGTTATCATATCGAAGAAAGCCAAAAGCTTTCAAACGCGGACTGCATAATCGCCGTGATGAGCGGTCAGTTTCTTCAGCGCGGAGAACCGGCCATCATTGATAAATGGCATAGAGCCAAAGCAGCACTGCAATCGGGAGTTGATCTCGTCATCGAACTTCCTTACCTATATGCCGTGCAGCACAGCGACTATTTCAGTAAAGGGGCTGTTGAGCTTCTTGGGGCTGCTGGTGTTGATTCGATCTGCTTTGGAAGTGAGCAGGGAACAATTCACCCGTTTATCAGTGCATATCAGCAATTACATAAACATTCCAAAACGTACCAATCAGAATTAAAGAAAGCTTTAAGCGAAGGTTTATCTTTTCCAAACGCTGCCCGTAAAGCTCAGAAGGCCATTGGATTAACAGAAGAAGCAATCGATTTTTCTTCACCGAATAACATTTTAGGCTATAGTTACGTCAAGCAGATGTTGACTAATTTTCCTGAGATTGAACCATTAACCATTAAGCGAAAAGAAAGCCAGTATCATCAGGAAGAGATTTCAGGGAGAATGGCGAGTGCGACAAGCTTACGAAAGCAGTTGTTTGAAGCAGGCGAAATTAATAACGCCGTCAGCTCCGCTACACCTGAAAGTACAAAAAAGCAGCTTTCCCATTATTATGACCAGTCGGGTTTATGGCATAATTGGGAATTATATTTTACCCTGCTGTACTATAAATTATCTACGTTAACATACGATCAGCTAAATCAATTTCATGGAGTAGACGAAGGGATCGAATACCGGTTAAAAGAATTTGCTGCTTCTTCTTTAACCTTTAAAGAATTTATGGAACGTATTAAGACGAAGCGATATACTTGGACACGCCTTCAAAGGACGTGCGCCCATATTCTCACCGGCCTCTTAAAGGAAGAAGCCGACAGCCTGCTTGAGCAGCCGCTTCCTTACATTCGTGTGCTGGGTATGAGCAAAACGGGCCAGACCTATTTAAGCAGGAAGAAGAAACATTTCGACCGCCCGCTGTTCACGCAGCCCCAGCAGCTCGGGCACAACCGCCTGCTTGAGATTGAGAAAAGAGCGACCGCCGCCTATTACAGCCCGCTTGCACCTGACAAAAGAACCCTGCTTTCTACTCAGGAATACGGACCGCCAGTGCGTGTCATGAAATAA
- a CDS encoding SepM family pheromone-processing serine protease has product MKANKRIIITGIITILIVAFIGAYRLPYYIYKPGTADALDPFVEIDGSYESDGDMHLVTVRGGQATPLQWLLAQVRPYHEILPLEEVRPQGISEEDYFHAQLQLMESSQEAAKVVAYEAAGRDITVDYNGVFVVNVLDGMPAEEQLQSGDEILKANDQAVEESSDLVNYVESLNEGDEVNLTIKRDDETLTKTIKVSPFPDQPDKVGVGISLVTDRAVEVNPEAKIKSGDIGGPSAGLMFSLEMFDQLTEQDYSKGYEIAGTGEIDYEGNVGRIGGINKKVVAADKDGCDIFFAPNENGTENSNYEVAKKAAEDIGTEMKVVPVDTFQDAVDYLEKLPEKSA; this is encoded by the coding sequence ATGAAAGCGAACAAAAGAATAATCATCACAGGGATCATTACGATTTTAATCGTAGCTTTTATCGGTGCCTATCGATTACCCTACTATATTTATAAACCAGGGACGGCTGATGCCTTGGACCCTTTTGTGGAAATTGACGGATCATATGAAAGTGATGGGGATATGCATTTAGTCACGGTCCGCGGGGGACAGGCAACTCCGCTGCAGTGGCTGCTGGCTCAAGTGAGACCTTACCATGAGATACTGCCTTTAGAAGAAGTGCGTCCACAGGGAATTTCAGAAGAGGATTATTTTCACGCCCAGCTGCAGTTAATGGAATCTTCACAGGAAGCGGCGAAAGTCGTTGCATATGAGGCAGCCGGAAGGGACATTACTGTCGATTACAATGGTGTGTTTGTGGTCAACGTACTAGACGGGATGCCTGCTGAAGAACAGCTTCAGTCGGGGGACGAAATTTTAAAAGCAAATGATCAGGCTGTTGAAGAATCGAGTGATCTCGTGAACTATGTTGAGAGTTTAAATGAGGGTGACGAAGTGAATCTTACCATTAAGCGGGATGATGAAACCTTAACCAAAACCATTAAAGTCTCACCTTTTCCAGACCAGCCGGACAAAGTTGGTGTAGGAATATCTTTAGTAACAGACCGTGCCGTTGAGGTAAATCCGGAAGCTAAAATTAAGAGCGGTGATATCGGCGGACCGAGTGCCGGATTGATGTTCTCCCTTGAAATGTTTGACCAGCTGACAGAACAAGATTACAGCAAAGGTTATGAAATTGCCGGCACAGGTGAAATAGATTATGAAGGAAACGTAGGGAGAATCGGAGGAATTAATAAAAAAGTAGTAGCTGCTGACAAAGATGGCTGCGATATTTTCTTTGCTCCCAATGAAAATGGAACCGAGAACTCCAATTATGAAGTGGCTAAAAAAGCCGCAGAAGATATCGGGACGGAAATGAAGGTTGTTCCTGTAGATACGTTTCAGGATGCGGTGGATTATTTAGAAAAGCTTCCTGAGAAAAGTGCATAA
- a CDS encoding patatin-like phospholipase family protein — protein MKHPIIGLALGSGGARGFAHLGVLKVLKEKNIPIDLIAGSSMGALVGSFYASGQRMEDMYKLAFTFKRKYYLDFTVPKMGFIQGRRIKEYIRLFTFGKRIEEFSVPMSIVATDLAAGKKKIFTEGPACEAVRASIAIPGIFVPEKINGRLYIDGGVIDRVPVSVARQMGADIIIAVDCSHIEGEPAIHSIYDVIIQSIDIMQDELVSVSGVSADTDFMIRPDVSKFSSRAFTEIKDIVKAGEEAAEEKIDSILAKIRDWKGS, from the coding sequence ATGAAACATCCGATTATCGGGCTGGCCCTTGGCTCAGGTGGTGCCCGGGGATTTGCTCATTTAGGCGTTCTGAAGGTGCTAAAAGAGAAAAATATACCAATTGACTTAATAGCAGGGAGCAGTATGGGAGCGCTCGTAGGTTCTTTTTATGCCTCCGGCCAGCGAATGGAAGACATGTATAAACTCGCTTTCACCTTTAAACGGAAATACTACCTTGATTTTACTGTTCCTAAAATGGGATTCATTCAGGGGCGTAGAATTAAGGAGTATATCCGTTTATTTACTTTTGGCAAAAGGATTGAGGAGTTCTCCGTTCCAATGTCAATCGTAGCTACTGATTTAGCCGCAGGAAAGAAAAAGATCTTTACGGAAGGACCGGCATGTGAGGCCGTTCGAGCCAGCATTGCGATTCCGGGGATCTTTGTTCCCGAAAAGATTAACGGCAGGCTGTATATTGACGGTGGAGTGATCGACAGAGTTCCAGTGTCTGTGGCGAGGCAGATGGGAGCGGACATAATAATAGCTGTTGACTGTTCCCATATTGAAGGCGAGCCTGCCATTCATTCGATTTATGATGTTATCATACAGAGCATTGATATTATGCAGGATGAATTAGTCTCAGTTTCCGGTGTGTCCGCTGATACTGATTTTATGATTCGTCCTGATGTATCAAAATTCAGCTCAAGAGCTTTTACAGAAATAAAGGATATTGTAAAAGCTGGGGAAGAGGCGGCCGAAGAAAAAATAGACAGCATTCTGGCCAAGATTAGAGATTGGAAGGGGTCCTAA